A genomic stretch from Falco naumanni isolate bFalNau1 chromosome 4, bFalNau1.pat, whole genome shotgun sequence includes:
- the ABCA7 gene encoding phospholipid-transporting ATPase ABCA7 isoform X3, whose amino-acid sequence MAVGTQLGLLLWKNFTYRRRQRIQLVIELLWPLFLFFILISVRQSHPPFKQHECHFPNKALPSAGTLPWLQGIICNANNPCFRHPTAGEAPGVVGNFDSSILSRLLTEARQVLVHTDGQRLLRSFTRLLPTLRRLRGSGSQWRVLPVRGYLRENETFSRFLRTNTSLPPALVDELMAAQLSPRILSLAGTRLPLKAVVCNASELGGFLVGGDAASTQRLQRGLCALSGPQLRAMEGSFLSQLDLPRLLAEELSSDVGGITGTVEALGTFLRDAASLMDKVSSMTSLAELQQELRAVMATNATATGSGAFGALSRIACGHPEGGGLRVPSLNWYEDNDVKAFLDRNSSEQRATAPGNTSSPFCRELLRSLESSPLSQILWRGIKPLFMGKILYTPPGPGPDSVMAEVNRTFQELAVLGEVGGAWRELGPRIYTFLNSSLEMQVLQDLLLAPGTAQLLDGFLNSTSWKLPDLAGFLGGPSGGPGVTWRQVYADVDMVLSTLSQFMECVCLDKIEVVATEEQLVARALELLGERQFWAAVVFQPPTNATTPTLPPHVRYKIRMDIDDVTRTNKIKDRFWDPGPAADPFSDLRYVWGGFVYVQDLVEQAVVRVQTGATPRMGVYIQQMPYPCYVDDVFLRVLNRSLPLFMTLAWIYSVAMIIKGVVHEKEMRLKETMKTMGLSSGILWLSWFLSSFIPFLLSSALLVLILKLGNILPYSDPAVIFLFLGTFSVATISQCFLISTFFPRANLASACGGIIYFSFYLPYVLCVAWRDHITFPLRVLVSLLSPVAFGFGCEYFSLYEEQGVGIQWHNLGASPVPGDPYNFATAMGLLLLDAGLYGLATWYLEGVFPGQYGIPKPWNFPFLKSYWLGEPSSAMYPPYPASPLTAPQVLVEEPPAQLQPGVSIRNLVKIYRNSSHVAVNGLSLDFYEGQITSFLGHNGAGKTTTMSILTGLLPPTSGTAYILGWDIRSDIDSIRKTMGMCPQHNVLFDILTVEEHVWFYGRLKGLSEERVKAEMEQLIQDTGLPHKRQEQTRNLSGGMQRKLSVAIAFVGGSRVVILDEPTAGVDPYSRRSIWELLLKYRKGRTIILSTHYMDEAELLGDRTAIISQGRLCCCGSPLFLKARLGTGYHLTLVKQEQDGSDSEHSSDTGLGSEQGSKASAVDVAQLSALIQRLVPGSRLEEDIGHEVLFVLPYSGAKDGAFGDLFRELDTRLGELGISSYGISDTTLEEIFLKVAQDTGLDADTAGAGRGAAPSEGRDVEAADGELAQGIRRAEEPQETDLLRGGPGQAGHRVRGWALTRQQLCALFIKRMLHARRSTRGFFAQIVLPAVFVCIALLFSLIVPPFGKYPPLPLQPWMYGQQFTFFSNDAPGDPDTARLLGALLAEPGFGTKCMKDAGEVMGPCPPASHPDGFSAPPAPPALLEALRRGNWTQAEPSPPCQCSGPGAHRMLPDCPEGAGGLPPPQVRRGTGDILQNLTGRNISDYLVKTYPQIIRQELRNKKWVNEQRYGGFSLGAGGSQALPSAAEVDEVVLELRALFNITPGSNLDRLLGNLSRFIEGLDTRRNIKVWFNNKGWHAMVSFLNVASNGLLRARLPTGTDPALYGITATNHPLNLTKEQLSEAALMATSVDVLVSICVIFAMSFVPASFVLFLIEERVSKAKHLQFVSGMKPVTYWLGNFAWDMCNYLVPALLVILIFLCFQQESYVSSANLPSLVLLLLLYGWSITPLMYPASFLFSIPSTAYVALTCINLFIGINGSVATFVLELFVDQNLNNINRILKKVFLIFPHFCLGRGLIDMVKNQAMADAFERFGDRRFVSPLSWDLAGKNMFAMAIEGIIFFLFTLLLQYRFFLRLGPRGLQLPSLGEEDQDVARERARVGNTPPHSHLLLLKDLTKVYRRRKAPAVDRLCVAIPPGECFGLLGVNGAGKTSTFKMLTGDTEVTLGEAWLKGHSVLTDLQSVHQHMGYCPQFDAITDLLTGREHLEYYSRLRGIPKEETPRVAQWGIAKMGLEPHADRPAGKYSGGNKRKLSTAIALLGSPPVVFLDEPTTGMDPRARRFLWDRILSVIREGRSVVLTSHSMEECEALCTRMAIMVNGRFRCLGSVQHLKNRFGDGYTVVVRVGGPGPAPVETLMQRRFPGIVLKERHGGLLQYQLPSHAGSLASVFSVLAAHRGPCHIEDYSVSQTTLDQVFVHFAREQSDEDPGGAVAPGQDAAPAVPSPSRRLTRFLEDGSYQESAV is encoded by the exons ATGGCCGTGGGcacccagctggggctgctgctctggaagaACTTCACCTACCGCCGGCGGCAGCGG ATCCAGCTGGTCATCGAGCTCCTGTGGCcgctcttcctcttcttcatctTGATCTCGGTGCGGCAATCCCACCCGCCCTTCAAGCAGCATGAGT GCCACTTCCCTAACAAGGCACTGCCCTCGGCCGGgaccctgccctggctccagGGCATCATCTGCAACGCCAACAACCCCTGCTTTCGGCACCCGACAGCGGGAGAGGCCCCCGGCGTGGTGGGCAACTTCGACAGCTCCAT CCTCTCCCGCCTGCTGACTGAAGCCCGGCAGGTCCTGGTCCACACCGATGGGCAGCGGCTCCTGCGCAGCTTCACCcggctgctgcccaccctgcgTCGGCTCCGGGGGAGCGGGAGTCAGTGGAGGG TCCTGCCGGTGAGGGGCTACCTGCGAGAGAACGAGACCTTCTCACGGTTCCTCCGGACCAACACGTCTCTGCCCCCAGCGCTGGTGGACGAGCTGATGGCGGCTCAGCTCAGCCCCCGCATA CTCTCCTTGGCCGGCACCCGCCTCCCGCTGAAGGCCGTGGTCTGCAACGCCTCGGAGCTGGGGGGCTTCCTGGTGGGGGGTGACGCCGCCTCCACCCAGCGCCTGCAGCGAGGGCTCTGCGCCCTGTCCGGCCCCCAGCTCCGTGCCATGGAGGgctccttcctctcccagctCGACCTTCCCCGGCTCCTGGCG GAAGAGCTAAGCTCGGACGTGGGTGGCATCACCGGCACCGTGGAAGCCTTGGGTACCTTCCTGCGGGATGCAGCATCCCTGATGGATAAG gTCTCCTCCATGACCAGCCTTGCcgagctgcagcaggagctcaggGCGGTGATGGCTACCAATGCCACCGCCACCGGCTCAGGCGCCTTTGGGGCCCTGTCACGCATTGCCTGTGGGCACCCCGAGGGCGGGGGGCTCAGGGTCCCCTCCCTCAACTGGTACGAGGACAACGATGTCAAAGCCTTCCTGGACCGCAACAGCTCGGAGCAGAGAGCCACTGCCCCAGGCAACACCAGCA GTCCCTTCTGCCGAGAGCTGCTCCGCAGCCTGGAATCCAGCCCCCTTTCGCAGATCCTCTGGCGGGGGATCAAGCCCCTCTTCATGGGGAAGATCCTGTACACGCcacccggccccggccccgacAGCGTCATGGCCGAG GTGAATCGGACGTtccaggagctggcagtgctgggggaggtggggggtgcCTGGCGGGAGCTGGGACCCCGCATCTACACCTTCCTCAACAGCAGCCTGGAGATGCAGGTCCTGCAG gacctgctgctggccccggGCACGGCCCAGCTCCTGGATGGGTTCCTCAACAGCACCTCCTGGAAGCTGCCAGATCTGGCTGGGTTCCTGGGGGGGCCGTCAGGGGGGCCGGGGGTCACCTGGCGCCAGGTGTACGCCGACGTTGACATGGTCCTGAGCACGCTATCACAGTTCATGGAG tgcGTCTGCCTGGACAAGATCGAGGTGGTGGCCACCGAGGAGCAGCTGGTGGCCCGggccctggagctgctgggtgagCGGCAGTTCTGGGCAGCTGTGGTCTTCCAGCCCCCCACGAATGCCACAACCCCCACGCTGCCCCCCCACGTCCGCTACAAGATCCGCATGGACATCGACGACGTCACAAGGACCAACAAGATCAAGGACAG GTTTTGGGACCCGGGTCCCGCAGCTGACCCCTTCAGCGACCTGCGCTACGTGTGGGGGGGGTTTGTCTACGTGCAGGACCTGGTGGAGCAGGCGGTGGTGCGGGTGCAGACCGGGGCCACCCCACGGATGGGGGTCTACATCCAGCAAATGCCCTACCCCTGCTACGTGGATGACGT GTTCCTGCGGGTCCTGAACCGCTCACTGCCCCTCTTCATGACACTGGCCTGGATCTACTCAGTGGCCATGATCATCAAGGGAGTGGTGCACGAGAAGGAGATGCGTCTGAAGGAGACCATGAAGACCATGGGGCTGAGCAGTGGGATCCTCTGGCTCAGCTGGTTCCTCAGCAGCTtcatccccttcctcctcagctCTGCCCTCCTTGTCCTCATCCTCAAG CTGGGAAACATCCTGCCCTACAGCGACCCGGCcgtcatcttcctcttcctcgGCACCTTCTCGGTGGCCACCATCAGCCAGTGTTTCCTCATCAGCACCTTCTTCCCCCGCGCCAACCTGGCCTCCGCTTGCGGCGGCATCATCTACTTCTCCTTCTACCTGCCCTACGTGCTGTGCGTTGCCTGGCGCGACCACATCACCTTCCCACTCCGTGTCCTCGTG AGCTTGCTGTCACCAGTGGCCTTCGGCTTCGGCTGCGAGTACTTCTCCCTCTACGaggagcagggggtgggcaTCCAGTGGCACAACCTGGGGGCCAGCCCCGTGCCAGGAGACCCCTACAACTTCGCCACGGCCATGGGGCTACTGCTGCTGGATGCTGGTCTCTATGGCCTGGCCACCTGGTACCTCGAGGGTGTCTTCCCAG GTCAGTACGGGATCCCCAAGCCCTGGAATTTCCCCTTCCTGAAGAGTTACTGGCTTGGAGAGCCATCTTCAGCCATGTACCCCCCATATCCTGCAAGCCCCCTCACTGCACCCCAAG TGCTGGTGGAGGAGCcacctgcccagctccagcccggAGTCTCCATCCGCAACCTGGTGAAGATCTACCGCAACAGCAGCCACGTGGCCGTCAACGGGCTGAGCCTGGACTTCTACGAGGGGCAGATCACCTCCTTCCTGGGCCACAACGGGGCTGGCAAGACCACCACCAT GTCCATCCTGACCGGTctgctgccccccacctccGGCACTGCCTATATCCTGGGCTGGGACATCCGCTCCGATATCGACAGCATCCGCAAGACCATGGGGATGTGTCCCCAGCACAACGTCCTCTTTGACAT cctgacCGTGGAGGAGCACGTCTGGTTCTACGGGCGGCTGAAGGGGCTGTCGGAGGAGCGGGTGAAGGCTGAGATGGAGCAGCTGATCCAGGACACGGGGCTGCCCCACAAGCGCCAGGAGCAGACCAGGAACCTCTCAG gagggatgcagcGGAAGCTCTCGGTGGCCATCGCCTTCGTGGGTGGCTCTCGGGTGGTCATCCTGGATGAGCCCACAGCCGGTGTCGATCCCTACTCCCGCCGCAGCATCTGGGAACTGCTGCTCAAGTACCGCAAAG GTCGCACCATCATCCTGTCCACCCACTACATGGATGAGGCGGAGCTGCTGGGGGACCGCACCGCCATCATCTCGCAGGGCCGGCTCTGCTGCTGCGGGTCCCCGCTCTTcctcaaggccaggctgggcacTGGCTACCACCTCACCCTGGTGAAGCAGGAGCAG GATGGCAGCGACTCGGAGCACAGCAGCGACACGGGCCTGGGCAGCGAGCAGGGCAGCAAGGCCAGCGCCGTGG ATGTGGCCCAGCTGTCGGCGCTGATCCAGAGGCTGGTGCCCGGCTCCCGGTTGGAGGAGGACATCGGGCACGAGGTGCTCTTCGTCCTGCCCTATAGCGGGGCCAAGGACGGAGCCTTTGGGGACCTGTTCCGCGAGCTGGACACCCGCCTGGGGGAACTGGGCATCTCCAGCTACGGCATCTCCGACACCACCCTGGAAGAG ATCTTTCTGAAGGTGGCCCAGGACACAGGGCTGGATGCTGACACAGCAG GcgctgggagaggagcagccccCAGTGAGGGGAGGGATGTGGAGGCGGCCGACGGGGAGCTGG CCCAAGGAATCCGGCGAG CAGAGGAGCCCCAGGAGACGGACCTGCTGCGCGGGGGTCCTGGGCAGGCCGGCCACAGGGTGAGGGGCTGGGCGCTCACCCGCCAGCAGCTCTGCGCCCTCTTCATCAAGAGGATGCTCCATGCCCGCCGCAGCACCCGGGGCTTCTTCGCCCAG atCGTCCTGCCTGCTGTCTTCGTCTGCATCGCGCTGCTCTTCAGCCTCATTGTGCCGCCCTTTGGGAAGTACCCACcgctgcccctccagccctggatGTACGGGCAGCAGTTCACCTTCTTCAG CAATGATGCCCCTGGGGACCCTGACACCGCTCGGCTCCTGGGCGCGCTCCTGGCTGAGCCGGGCTTCGGCACCAAGTGCATGAAGGATGCTGGGGAGGT GATGGGGCCGTGCCCACCAGCTTCCCACCCCGACGGTTTCTCAGcgcccccagcacccccggcTCTGCTGGAAGCGCTGCGGCGTGGGAACTGGACGCAGGCTGAGCCGTCCCCCCCCTGCCAGTGCAGCGGGCCGGGGGCCCACAGGATGCTGCCCGACTGCCccgagggggccggggggctcccaccaccccag GTGCGAAGGGGCACGGGTGACATCCTGCAGAACCTGACGGGCAGGAACATCTCCGACTACCTGGTGAAGACCTACCCCCAGATCATCCGCCAGGA GCTGAGGAACAAGAAGTGGGTGAACGAGCAGAg GTACGGTGGCTTTTctctgggtgctggtggctcCCAGGCCCTGCCATCAGCGGCGGAGGTGGATGAGGTGGTGCTGGAGCTGCGGGCACTGTTTAACATCACGCCG GGCAGCAACTTGGACCGGCTCCTGGGCAACCTCAGCCGCTTCATCGAGGGCTTGGACACTCGCCGGAACATCAAG GTCTGGTTCAACAACAAGGGTTGGCACGCCATGGTCTCCTTCCTCAATGTGGCCAGCAACGGGCTGCTGCGCGCCCGGCTGCCCACTGGGACCGACCCCGCGCTCTACGGCATCACGGCCACCAACCACCCCCTCAACCTCACCAAGGAGCAGCTCTCGGAGGCTGCCCT GATGGCCACCTCGGTGGATGTGCTGGTCTCCATCTGCGTGATCTTCGCCATGTCCTTCGTCCCGGCCAGCTTCGTGCTCTTCCTCATCGAGGAGCGGGTCAGCAAAGCCAAGCACCTGCAGTTCGTCAGCGGGATGAAGCCTGTCACTTACTGGCTGGGCAACTTCGCCTGGGATATG TGCAACTACCTGGTCCCTGCGCTGCTGGTCAtcctcatcttcctctgcttccagcAGGAATCCTACGTCTCCTCTGCCAACCTGccttccctggtgctgctgctgctgctctacGG CTGGTCCATCACCCCCCTGATGTACCCAGcctccttcctcttcagcaTCCCCAGCACCGCCTACGTGGCCCTGACGTGCATCAACCTCTTCATCGGCATCAACGGCAGCGTGGCCACCTTCGTGCTGGAGCTCTTTGTGGACCAG AACCTCAACAACATCAATCGCATCCTGAAGAAGGTTTTCCTCATCTTCCCCCACTTCTGCTTGGGCCGAGGACTCATTGACATGGTGAAGAACCAGGCAATGGCTGATGCTTTTGAGAGGTTCG GGGACAGGCGCTTCGTGTCCCCCCTGTCCTGGGATCTGGCAGGGAAGAACATGTTTGCCATGGCCATTGAGGGcatcatcttcttcctcttcacccTCCTGCTGCAATACCGCTTCTTCCTGCGGCTCGG GCCACGGGGTCTGCAGCTGCCCTCCCTGGGGGAGGAGGACCAGGATGTGGCCAGGGAGCGGGCGAGGGTGGGCAACACCCCCCCGCACAgccacctcctgctgctgaaggaccTGACCAAG GTGTACCGGCGCAGGAAGGCTCCGGCAGTGGACCGGCTCTGCGTGGCCATCCCCCCgggggag TGCTTCGGCCTCCTGGGGGTGAATGGCGCCGGGAAGACCTCCACCTTCAAGATGCTGACGGGGGACACAGAGGTGACGCTGGGGGAGGCCTGGCTGAAAGGGCACAG cgTGCTCACCGACCTGCAGTCTGTCCACCAGCACATGGGTTACTGCCCCCAGTTTGATGCCATCACAGACCTGCTGACGGGGCGGGAGCACCTGGAGTATTACAGCCGCCTGCGTGGCATCCCAAAGGAGGAGACCCCCAGG GTGGCTCAGTGGGGCATTGCCAAGATGGGGCTGGAGCCACACGCCGACCGGCCGGCGGGCAAGTACAGCGGGGGCAACAAGCGCAAGCTCTCCACAGCCATAGCCCTCCTCGGCTCTCCCCCCGTTGTCTTCCTG GATGAGCCCACGACAGGGATGGACCCGCGAGCCCGGCGGTTCCTGTGGGACCGTATCCTCAGCGTCATCCGGGAGGGCAGGTCCGTGGTGCTCACATCGCACAG CATGGAGGAGTGCGAGGCGCTGTGCACCAGGATGGCCATCATGGTCAACGGCCGGTTCCGCTGCCTGGGCAGCGTCCAGCACCTCAAGAACAG gTTTGGGGATGGCTACACGGTGGTGGTGCGGGTGGGTGGCCCTGGGCCGGCACCGGTGGAGACCCTGATGCAGCGGCGCTTCCCCGGCATCGTGCTGAAGGAGCGGCACGGGGGGCTGCTGCAGTACCAGCTGCCCTCCCACGCCGGCTCCCTGGCCAGCGTCTTCAGTGTCTTGGCGGCTCACCGTGGTCCCTGCCACATCGAGGACTACTCTGTGTCCCAGACCACCCTCGACCAG GTCTTCGTGCATTTTGCCAGGGAACAGAGCGACGAGGACCCCGGGGGGGCCGTGGCCCCAGGGCAGGATGCGGCCCCGGcggtgcccagccccagcaggaggCTGACACGGTTCCTGGAGGACGGCAGCTACCAGGAGAGCGCGGTCTGA